A single Gemmatimonadota bacterium DNA region contains:
- a CDS encoding regulatory protein RecX, giving the protein MPTITDITPRGSGGRRERKVTIDGERILTITEETFLRFGLFDGQAMDPERLREVELADGVSRAMTEAHRLIDHRMRTRRELEVRLKSRGRPDEVIDQVLDRLEHAGLIDDGRFARLWIDERLRRRPAGLSLLRRELRQKGIDAEIVDTALEDSASREGETERAYEALHRQSYRYARLDRDAAHRRMVAFLGRRGFGQAVIYQVVHRVLDEIEESRN; this is encoded by the coding sequence ATGCCGACCATAACGGATATCACCCCGCGGGGGAGCGGAGGTCGACGGGAACGCAAGGTCACGATCGACGGGGAACGCATCCTGACGATCACGGAAGAGACCTTCCTCCGGTTCGGACTTTTCGACGGCCAGGCGATGGACCCGGAACGGCTGCGGGAAGTGGAACTGGCCGACGGCGTCTCCCGGGCCATGACCGAAGCCCACCGGCTCATCGACCACCGCATGCGTACGCGACGCGAGCTGGAGGTGAGACTCAAGTCCAGGGGGCGGCCGGACGAGGTGATCGACCAGGTGCTTGACCGGCTTGAGCACGCGGGACTGATCGACGACGGGCGCTTCGCCCGGCTGTGGATCGACGAACGGCTACGGAGAAGGCCGGCCGGCCTGTCCCTGTTGCGCCGCGAGTTGCGCCAGAAGGGGATTGATGCCGAAATCGTCGATACCGCCCTCGAGGATAGTGCATCCCGCGAAGGGGAAACCGAACGGGCCTACGAAGCGCTGCACCGCCAGTCTTATCGATATGCACGGCTCGACCGCGACGCGGCACACCGCCGCATGGTCGCCTTCCTGGGCAGGCGCGGGTTCGGGCAGGCCGTCATCTACCAGGTCGTCCATCGCGTGCTGGACGAGATAGAGGAGTCCCGAAATTGA
- a CDS encoding phosphatidylglycerophosphatase A codes for MRALITLLSTGCYVGYTPHAPGTAGSMLGLGLVWALTGPLGLTLPYYLVATAILFFLGVWVSSRAEPLFGHDGPRIVIDEIAGVLIVFAGMPFDLLTVVAGFVLFRVLDIWKPYPCDRVQRLPGGLGVMMDDVVAAVYAHLLLRILTGFLS; via the coding sequence ATGCGCGCCCTGATCACCTTGCTGTCGACCGGATGTTATGTCGGCTACACGCCCCACGCGCCCGGCACGGCGGGCAGCATGCTGGGACTCGGGCTGGTCTGGGCGCTGACCGGTCCACTCGGGCTGACCCTGCCCTATTACCTGGTGGCCACCGCGATCCTTTTCTTCCTGGGCGTCTGGGTGTCGAGCCGGGCGGAACCCCTCTTCGGCCACGACGGGCCCAGGATCGTCATCGACGAAATCGCCGGCGTCCTGATCGTATTCGCCGGCATGCCGTTCGATCTGTTGACCGTGGTCGCGGGGTTCGTCCTGTTTCGCGTGCTGGATATCTGGAAACCTTATCCCTGCGACCGGGTGCAGCGCCTTCCCGGTGGGTTGGGGGTCATGATGGACGATGTCGTGGCCGCGGTCTACGCCCATCTCCTCCTGCGGATCCTAACGGGGTTCCTGTCATGA
- the rfbD gene encoding dTDP-4-dehydrorhamnose reductase, with the protein MRILITGARGQLGTDLQRSLADHELIPCTHGELDVTEKHRVYALMKDHRPDAVINTAAYHRVDECESHPDKTFAVNAFGPWHLAMACRMYGAKLVHVSTNFVFDGTADRPYREDDLPLPLNVYGTAKLSGEHLVRSTWDRHFIIRTTGLFGHSGGGGKGYNFVEAMIRAGTERREVVVVSDQVMSPTGTDDLASALAELVTTDAFGTYHVTSAGACSYYDFARTIFRKTGIEAAVKPTTTEAYGAPAARPLYTVLDNGRIRSLGIAEMPSWEDALDGYLARRANRGDARGAHPDAIDPPKAGPTNETNGGNP; encoded by the coding sequence ATGCGCATCCTCATAACCGGGGCCCGGGGACAACTGGGTACGGACCTGCAGCGTTCGCTGGCGGATCACGAACTGATTCCGTGCACGCACGGTGAACTCGATGTCACCGAGAAACATCGCGTTTACGCTCTGATGAAGGACCACCGGCCCGATGCGGTGATCAATACCGCGGCGTACCACCGGGTCGACGAGTGCGAGTCCCATCCCGACAAGACCTTCGCCGTCAATGCCTTCGGCCCCTGGCACCTGGCCATGGCCTGCCGCATGTACGGGGCGAAACTGGTGCACGTCAGCACGAATTTCGTCTTCGACGGCACGGCGGACCGGCCTTACCGGGAGGATGACCTGCCCCTTCCCCTGAACGTCTACGGCACGGCCAAGCTCTCCGGCGAACACCTGGTGCGTTCGACCTGGGACCGTCATTTCATCATCCGCACCACCGGCCTGTTCGGCCACTCCGGCGGGGGCGGGAAAGGATACAATTTCGTCGAGGCCATGATTCGTGCCGGCACGGAAAGACGGGAAGTGGTCGTGGTCAGCGACCAGGTGATGTCGCCCACGGGGACGGACGACCTGGCCAGCGCCCTTGCGGAACTGGTGACCACCGACGCCTTCGGCACGTACCATGTGACCAGCGCAGGCGCGTGTTCCTACTATGACTTTGCACGGACTATATTTCGAAAGACAGGCATCGAAGCGGCCGTGAAGCCCACGACCACCGAAGCGTACGGCGCGCCCGCCGCCCGGCCCCTGTACACGGTACTGGACAACGGCCGGATCCGGTCCCTGGGCATCGCGGAAATGCCCTCCTGGGAGGACGCCCTGGACGGTTACCTGGCGCGGCGGGCAAACCGCGGCGACGCGCGGGGGGCGCACCCGGACGCCATCGACCCGCCGAAGGCTGGCCCCACCAACGAAACAAACGGCGGGAATCCATGA
- a CDS encoding YbaB/EbfC family nucleoid-associated protein yields the protein MAKGMSGMMKRVQRMQKKMMQIQEEMAGKRVEGTAGGGMVTAVVDGRLSVVEIRIDPAVVDADDVEMLEDLILAAVNQGQQKAQELVNQEMGQITGGLNIPGLGP from the coding sequence ATGGCCAAGGGCATGTCGGGCATGATGAAGCGCGTCCAGCGGATGCAGAAGAAGATGATGCAGATACAGGAAGAAATGGCCGGGAAGCGGGTCGAAGGCACTGCGGGCGGCGGGATGGTTACCGCGGTGGTCGACGGCAGGCTGAGCGTCGTGGAGATCAGGATCGATCCGGCCGTGGTGGACGCCGATGACGTGGAAATGCTCGAAGATCTCATACTGGCCGCCGTCAACCAGGGCCAGCAGAAGGCGCAGGAACTGGTGAACCAGGAAATGGGCCAGATCACCGGCGGACTGAACATCCCCGGCCTGGGTCCGTAA
- a CDS encoding competence/damage-inducible protein A, with protein MKSAAIITIGDELLYGSVVDTNAAYIGQRLTETGIEPVCSMTVGDEGRRIGQALETVCRQADVVLVTGGLGPTHDDVTKTVIAEAIGQDLVFHSAIMETVERMFTQRGMVMPESNRIQAYMPRHAEVLDNPVGTAPGFLVRHHDAAVFVMPGVPREMKKMLNEQVLPRLKDQGAGRVILHRWIRTTGIGESNLSQIIGDVIEAAEDVKIASLPQETGVNLRLTAEGRTGEEARRRIEAVETRMIARAGEHIYGVDDDTLEEVVGRLLREADATVAIAESCTGGLVASRMTDVPGSSDYLLEGVVSYSNAAKMARLEVPVSTIDRHGAVSEETAAAMAQGIRHTSGATYGLSTTGVAGPGGGTPEKPVGLVYLGLASADGVETRKLMLGPDRQVNKTRAALAALNLLRQALTHASGTNRITGNRNPQVT; from the coding sequence ATGAAGTCCGCCGCGATCATCACGATCGGCGACGAACTGCTCTACGGTTCCGTGGTCGATACTAACGCCGCCTATATCGGCCAGCGCCTGACAGAGACGGGCATCGAGCCGGTCTGTTCCATGACCGTGGGCGACGAGGGGCGGCGCATCGGCCAGGCCCTGGAAACCGTGTGCCGTCAGGCGGACGTGGTGCTCGTCACGGGGGGACTCGGGCCTACACACGACGACGTGACCAAGACCGTCATCGCAGAGGCGATCGGACAAGACCTGGTCTTTCATTCCGCAATCATGGAGACCGTGGAGCGGATGTTCACCCAGCGGGGCATGGTCATGCCGGAATCGAACCGCATCCAGGCCTATATGCCCCGGCACGCCGAGGTGCTCGACAATCCCGTGGGGACGGCGCCCGGCTTCCTGGTACGCCACCACGACGCCGCTGTATTCGTCATGCCGGGCGTGCCCCGCGAGATGAAGAAGATGCTGAACGAACAGGTGCTGCCGCGGCTGAAGGACCAGGGCGCGGGGAGAGTCATCCTGCACCGGTGGATCCGCACCACGGGCATCGGCGAATCGAATCTCTCCCAGATCATCGGCGATGTCATCGAAGCGGCCGAGGACGTCAAGATCGCCTCCCTGCCCCAGGAGACCGGGGTAAACCTGCGGCTTACGGCCGAGGGCCGCACCGGGGAGGAAGCCCGGCGGCGCATCGAAGCCGTCGAAACAAGGATGATCGCCCGGGCCGGCGAGCATATCTACGGCGTGGACGACGATACCCTCGAAGAGGTGGTGGGACGCCTGCTCCGGGAGGCGGACGCGACCGTGGCGATCGCCGAATCCTGCACCGGCGGCCTCGTGGCCTCCCGCATGACCGACGTTCCGGGCAGTTCCGACTACCTGCTGGAAGGGGTCGTGTCCTACAGCAATGCCGCGAAAATGGCGCGCCTGGAGGTGCCGGTGAGCACGATCGATCGTCACGGCGCGGTGAGCGAGGAAACCGCGGCAGCCATGGCCCAGGGCATCCGGCATACCAGCGGCGCCACCTACGGACTGTCCACTACCGGCGTCGCGGGGCCCGGAGGCGGGACCCCCGAAAAACCGGTGGGACTGGTCTACCTGGGTCTCGCCTCGGCGGACGGCGTCGAGACGCGAAAACTCATGCTGGGGCCGGACCGGCAGGTCAACAAGACCCGTGCCGCGCTGGCCGCCCTGAACCTGCTGCGGCAAGCACTCACCCACGCGTCCGGCACGAACCGGATTACAGGGAACCGCAACCCGCAGGTCACGTAG
- the pgsA gene encoding CDP-diacylglycerol--glycerol-3-phosphate 3-phosphatidyltransferase: MNLPNKLTIFRIILSPIFMVFFLVDTLYTRYIALVIFMIAALTDLYDGYLARKTGVITSFGKFMDPLADKILTSTALICFASLGYIYTWMVLVIIGRDFIVTGLRCIAAYRGLLILPTQVAKWKTASQMVVIVIILLYINVQTTMIAFGQWNGEFDDIAWWVLNGMVFVSMVLTVSSGLDYVVKNRSIITSLLR, encoded by the coding sequence ATGAACCTGCCCAACAAGCTGACCATATTCCGTATCATCCTGAGTCCCATCTTCATGGTCTTCTTCTTGGTAGATACATTGTATACACGATATATCGCGCTGGTCATCTTCATGATCGCGGCGCTGACGGACCTCTACGACGGCTACCTGGCACGCAAGACCGGGGTGATCACCAGTTTCGGCAAGTTCATGGACCCTCTCGCGGACAAGATCCTCACGTCCACCGCGCTGATCTGCTTCGCGTCCCTCGGTTACATCTATACGTGGATGGTCCTGGTCATCATCGGAAGGGACTTCATCGTGACCGGCCTGCGGTGTATCGCGGCGTACCGTGGCCTGCTCATCCTGCCGACCCAGGTGGCCAAGTGGAAGACCGCCTCGCAGATGGTGGTCATCGTGATCATCCTGCTCTATATCAACGTCCAGACGACCATGATCGCCTTCGGCCAGTGGAACGGGGAATTCGACGATATCGCATGGTGGGTCCTCAACGGCATGGTCTTCGTCTCCATGGTGCTCACGGTCAGTTCCGGCCTGGACTACGTGGTCAAGAACCGGTCCATCATCACCAGTCTGCTGAGGTAG
- a CDS encoding SIS domain-containing protein, translated as MIREYLEWTKEVLGRIEPGEVQALIDLLMDARKNGRGIFVIGNGGSAATASHFAVDLGKGTLRGTEDAPRFRVNSLTDNLPYVTAWANDFDYDLVFEQQLRNLGAPGDVVIGISASGNSPNVIRAMEFARSAGMVTVAVTGFSGGALKASAKHSVHVPVDDYGMAENMHMIIVHIIITQTTSRVADGE; from the coding sequence ATGATCCGCGAATACCTCGAATGGACGAAGGAGGTCCTCGGCCGGATCGAACCCGGCGAAGTGCAGGCGCTCATCGACCTCCTGATGGACGCGCGGAAGAACGGGCGGGGGATCTTCGTCATCGGCAACGGCGGCAGCGCGGCCACGGCTTCCCACTTCGCCGTGGACCTGGGCAAGGGCACGCTCCGCGGCACGGAGGACGCGCCCCGCTTCCGGGTCAACAGCCTCACAGACAACCTGCCCTACGTCACGGCCTGGGCCAACGACTTCGACTACGACCTGGTCTTCGAGCAGCAGCTGCGCAATCTCGGTGCGCCGGGCGACGTGGTCATCGGCATCAGCGCTTCGGGGAACAGCCCCAACGTGATCCGCGCCATGGAGTTCGCCCGTTCCGCCGGGATGGTGACGGTCGCGGTGACGGGGTTCTCCGGCGGCGCCCTGAAGGCATCGGCGAAGCACTCGGTCCACGTCCCCGTGGACGACTACGGCATGGCGGAAAACATGCACATGATCATCGTCCACATCATCATCACGCAGACCACATCCCGCGTTGCGGACGGCGAATGA
- the alaS gene encoding alanine--tRNA ligase, which yields MTGAELRKSFTEFFADRGHTIVPSASVVPWDDPTLLFTNAGMNQFKDVFLGKSTREYVRAVDFQKCIRAGGKHNDLEDVGRSPIHQTFFEMLGNWSFGDYYKEEAITWAWELLTERLDLPAERLWVSVFREDDEAELLWQRHTGVPADRILRFDEKDNFWEMGETGPCGPNSEIHYDLGPERTGRNEDPGHVGGANGDQALEDPTRLVEIWNLVFIQYDRGADGALTPLPSRHVDTGMGFERMLSILQGVDSNYDTDVFRPLMDHIGELSQHPYAKGDTDVAYRVVADHIRALAFAIADGALPSNEGRGYVLRRILRRAARYGRNLGLADPFLYRLVPTLTEEMGAAYPELSAAQEKVEQVIRSEEESFGRTLDHGIELFEDIVERAGAEGRNEIRGVEAFKLYDTYGFPVDLTQLMADEKDMTVDMAGFEAEMGQQRERSRSGGKTVYVSAQGTLPNVTGSAEVKVVTNTKFVGYDTHLVERTTIAARENGSVLLTETPFYAESGGQVGDTGWLETESGGRIAVLDTTRDGDTIIHQCDPGSAADLKPGMTVTARVDSDRRQSIMRNHTATHLLHAVLRETLGAHVEQRGSVVAPDRLRFDFAHFSAVTPEEQNAIERRVNELVWENIRVEPFETDLEEAKHQGAMALFTEKYEDRVRVVRIGEVSLELCGGTHLGATGEIGLFRLVRESGIAAGVRRVEALTGAGAYESVKRDEGLVAGAAEALKSEPEDLAKRAGDLTARVRELERHIREMGRSSSQNWVDELADGAVDADGVAVAAGRVDCPDMDTLRAMGDSLRERLSGAAVGVLFASFEERPVCIVVATDGAISGRGLHAGKLARDVAAFIGGGGGGKAHMAQAGGKDASRIDEAVDQAPGVVEKHLRDA from the coding sequence TTGACCGGAGCCGAACTGCGCAAGTCCTTTACCGAGTTTTTCGCCGACCGCGGCCACACGATCGTGCCGAGCGCCAGCGTGGTGCCCTGGGACGATCCCACGTTGCTCTTCACCAACGCGGGGATGAACCAGTTCAAGGACGTTTTTCTTGGGAAGAGCACACGCGAATACGTGCGCGCCGTGGATTTCCAGAAATGCATTCGGGCCGGTGGAAAACACAACGACCTCGAAGACGTGGGCCGATCGCCCATTCACCAGACCTTCTTCGAAATGCTGGGGAACTGGTCCTTCGGCGACTACTACAAGGAAGAAGCCATAACCTGGGCCTGGGAACTGCTCACAGAGAGGTTGGATCTCCCCGCTGAACGTTTGTGGGTTTCCGTGTTCCGCGAGGATGACGAGGCCGAGCTGCTCTGGCAGCGCCACACCGGCGTGCCCGCCGACCGCATACTCCGATTCGACGAGAAGGACAATTTCTGGGAAATGGGCGAGACCGGGCCCTGCGGTCCCAACTCGGAAATCCACTACGACCTGGGGCCGGAGCGGACAGGTCGAAATGAAGATCCCGGCCATGTCGGCGGGGCCAACGGAGACCAGGCACTTGAAGACCCTACACGCCTGGTGGAGATCTGGAACCTGGTCTTCATCCAGTACGACCGGGGCGCCGATGGCGCGTTGACACCCCTGCCGTCCCGCCACGTCGACACGGGCATGGGGTTCGAACGGATGCTCAGCATCCTGCAGGGCGTGGATTCGAACTACGATACCGACGTGTTCCGCCCGCTGATGGACCACATCGGCGAACTGTCGCAACATCCCTACGCGAAAGGGGATACGGATGTGGCCTACCGCGTGGTCGCCGACCACATCCGGGCCCTGGCCTTCGCCATAGCCGACGGCGCCCTGCCTTCCAACGAAGGACGGGGCTATGTCCTCAGGCGCATCCTCCGCCGCGCGGCGCGGTATGGCCGCAATCTCGGCCTGGCCGATCCGTTCCTCTACCGGCTCGTGCCGACGCTCACCGAAGAGATGGGCGCGGCCTACCCGGAACTCTCCGCCGCGCAGGAAAAGGTGGAGCAGGTGATCCGGTCCGAAGAGGAGAGCTTCGGGCGCACGCTCGATCACGGCATCGAACTCTTCGAGGATATCGTCGAACGGGCGGGCGCCGAGGGACGAAATGAAATCCGGGGCGTAGAGGCCTTCAAACTTTACGATACCTACGGTTTCCCTGTGGATTTGACGCAACTGATGGCCGATGAGAAGGACATGACGGTGGATATGGCCGGCTTCGAGGCGGAGATGGGACAGCAGCGGGAGAGGTCGAGGTCCGGCGGTAAAACGGTGTACGTATCGGCACAGGGTACCTTACCCAATGTGACTGGTTCTGCAGAAGTCAAAGTCGTCACTAATACCAAGTTCGTCGGTTACGACACCCATTTAGTGGAAAGGACGACCATCGCCGCCCGTGAAAACGGCTCCGTCCTCCTCACCGAAACCCCCTTCTACGCCGAATCGGGCGGACAGGTGGGCGACACCGGCTGGCTTGAGACGGAATCGGGCGGGCGGATCGCCGTGCTGGACACCACGCGGGACGGCGACACGATCATCCACCAATGCGACCCGGGCAGCGCCGCTGATCTCAAACCCGGCATGACCGTCACCGCGCGGGTCGACTCGGACCGCAGGCAGTCCATCATGCGGAACCATACGGCGACTCATCTCCTGCACGCCGTGCTTCGGGAGACCCTGGGCGCCCACGTGGAACAGCGGGGCTCCGTAGTCGCGCCCGACCGCCTGCGTTTCGATTTCGCGCATTTCAGCGCCGTCACGCCCGAAGAACAGAACGCGATCGAACGCCGGGTCAACGAGCTCGTATGGGAGAACATCCGCGTCGAGCCGTTCGAAACCGACCTTGAAGAAGCGAAGCATCAGGGCGCCATGGCGCTTTTCACCGAAAAGTACGAGGACCGGGTGCGCGTGGTGCGCATCGGCGAGGTGAGCCTGGAGCTGTGCGGCGGCACCCACCTCGGCGCCACGGGCGAGATCGGGTTGTTCCGGCTGGTCCGGGAATCGGGCATCGCCGCCGGCGTGCGGCGGGTGGAGGCCCTGACCGGCGCCGGCGCGTACGAATCCGTCAAACGGGACGAAGGACTCGTCGCGGGGGCCGCGGAGGCCCTCAAGAGCGAGCCGGAGGACCTGGCGAAAAGGGCCGGGGACCTGACTGCACGGGTCCGCGAGCTGGAACGGCACATCCGGGAAATGGGCCGGTCCTCGTCGCAGAACTGGGTCGATGAACTCGCAGACGGCGCCGTGGACGCGGACGGCGTCGCCGTCGCCGCGGGCCGGGTGGATTGCCCGGACATGGACACCCTCCGCGCCATGGGAGACTCGCTGCGCGAGCGACTTTCCGGCGCAGCGGTCGGCGTGCTGTTCGCCAGCTTCGAGGAACGCCCCGTCTGTATCGTCGTGGCGACCGATGGCGCGATTTCCGGGCGCGGGCTCCACGCGGGCAAACTGGCGCGGGATGTGGCCGCCTTCATCGGCGGAGGCGGCGGGGGCAAGGCGCATATGGCACAGGCCGGGGGGAAGGACGCGTCCCGGATCGACGAAGCCGTGGACCAGGCGCCGGGTGTCGTCGAAAAACACCTGCGGGACGCCTGA
- the recR gene encoding recombination mediator RecR has protein sequence MVRKYSSEALAILVDELSRLPNIGRVTAQRLAFHILKGPAERAFSLSDAIRAVKEKVRYCSVCWNITESATCEICHDARRKPETICVVEEPRDVITLESTGEYRGLYHVLHGALSPLDNITPDDIRARELVDRMGDSVEEVIIATNPNIEGEATALYLSRLIKPLGVRVTRLARGLPMGGDLEYADEVTLARALEGRTEL, from the coding sequence ATGGTGCGCAAATACAGTTCCGAGGCCCTGGCCATCCTGGTGGACGAGTTGAGCCGCCTGCCCAACATCGGCAGGGTGACGGCCCAGCGGCTGGCCTTCCATATACTGAAGGGGCCCGCCGAACGCGCCTTTTCGTTGTCCGACGCCATCCGCGCGGTGAAGGAGAAGGTCCGGTACTGCAGCGTGTGCTGGAACATCACCGAGTCCGCAACGTGTGAGATCTGTCACGACGCCCGGCGTAAACCGGAGACCATCTGCGTGGTGGAAGAGCCCCGCGATGTGATCACGCTCGAAAGCACGGGAGAATACCGCGGCCTGTACCACGTGCTCCACGGCGCGCTTTCGCCCCTCGACAACATCACTCCGGACGACATACGCGCCCGGGAGCTCGTGGACCGGATGGGCGATTCGGTGGAAGAGGTCATCATCGCGACCAATCCCAATATCGAGGGAGAAGCCACCGCGCTCTACCTCAGCCGCCTGATCAAGCCCCTGGGCGTGCGGGTTACCCGTCTCGCCAGGGGTCTTCCCATGGGCGGCGACCTGGAGTACGCCGACGAAGTGACCCTCGCCCGCGCCCTGGAAGGCCGCACTGAGTTGTAA
- the ispE gene encoding 4-(cytidine 5'-diphospho)-2-C-methyl-D-erythritol kinase, with amino-acid sequence MTLRSFAKINLAIHLLGKRADGYHEIVTLMETVDLADELEVSAQEQGTTVTCSDPAVPTDGRNLVHRAAGLVRARCGIGDRGARIHIEKRIPVAAGLAGGSGNAAMTLHGLNALWSLGLGEADLADLAAELGSDVPFCLHGGVAVASGRGEKVAWLDAPGPRHYVLVCPPLEVASGWAYSQWKMELTKDASCINLISSVMQDGDADRLASCLHNDLEPAVRAAHPEIDGARDLLADAGLKGMLMSGSGPSVFGLAPGRAEAERIAQDLRGRFEPSWRVFAVSSSSRRDAAV; translated from the coding sequence ATGACCCTTCGTTCCTTTGCCAAGATCAATCTCGCCATTCACCTGCTCGGCAAGCGGGCCGACGGCTACCACGAGATCGTCACGCTGATGGAGACCGTGGACCTGGCCGATGAACTGGAAGTGTCCGCACAGGAGCAGGGAACGACCGTCACCTGCTCCGACCCGGCCGTGCCGACGGACGGGCGCAACCTGGTCCACAGGGCGGCCGGACTCGTACGGGCACGCTGCGGAATCGGGGACCGGGGCGCGCGGATCCACATCGAGAAGCGCATCCCCGTGGCCGCGGGACTCGCCGGCGGGAGCGGCAACGCGGCCATGACGCTGCACGGACTCAATGCGCTCTGGTCGCTGGGGTTGGGAGAAGCAGACCTGGCGGACTTAGCCGCGGAGCTCGGATCCGACGTGCCCTTCTGTCTCCATGGCGGTGTGGCCGTAGCTTCCGGACGGGGGGAAAAGGTCGCCTGGCTGGATGCGCCCGGACCGCGCCACTACGTCCTGGTCTGCCCACCCCTCGAAGTCGCGAGCGGATGGGCCTACAGCCAATGGAAAATGGAATTGACAAAGGACGCGTCCTGTATTAACTTAATCTCTTCTGTCATGCAGGACGGGGATGCCGATAGACTGGCCTCCTGTCTGCATAACGATCTGGAACCGGCGGTCCGGGCAGCCCACCCCGAAATCGACGGGGCGAGAGACCTGCTTGCGGACGCCGGACTGAAGGGTATGCTGATGTCCGGCAGCGGCCCGTCGGTCTTCGGACTGGCGCCCGGGCGGGCGGAGGCGGAACGGATAGCACAGGACTTGCGGGGACGGTTCGAACCGTCCTGGCGGGTCTTCGCGGTCTCCTCGTCATCCCGGCGGGACGCCGCGGTTTAA
- a CDS encoding GHMP kinase, whose translation MIITQTPLRISFAGGLTDFADFYEREDGLVVSAAIDKYIFVIINERFDDRIYVNYSKREAVDHPDEIEHDLIREALRLTGVTRGVEITTLTDIPSEGSGLGSSSSITVGLLNALYTYCGNPQPTEKLARDACEIEIERCGQPIGKQDQYIAAYGGLCGFTFRPGGVEVERLGLADGHAERLGESLMLFYTNKTRKAETILREQKANMTGKFALVKEIKSVAQSARSALAAGEIDRMGELLDRGWTWKYKMSGLVSNDEIDAMYRKARDAGATGGKVCGAGGGGFLLLCCPESSRPRVRDALSDYRELPFNLERDGTKVIFNMRRQVSK comes from the coding sequence ATGATCATCACTCAGACGCCCCTGCGCATCAGCTTCGCCGGCGGCCTCACGGATTTCGCCGATTTCTACGAACGGGAGGACGGCCTGGTCGTCAGCGCGGCCATCGACAAGTACATCTTCGTCATCATCAACGAACGGTTCGACGACCGTATCTACGTCAACTACTCGAAGCGGGAGGCCGTCGATCATCCCGATGAGATCGAGCACGACCTGATCCGGGAGGCGCTGCGGCTCACCGGCGTGACCCGGGGCGTGGAGATCACGACGCTGACGGACATCCCTTCCGAGGGATCGGGCCTGGGGTCCTCGAGCAGCATCACGGTCGGCCTGCTGAATGCCCTGTATACCTATTGCGGCAACCCGCAGCCTACCGAGAAACTGGCTCGGGACGCATGCGAGATCGAGATCGAACGGTGCGGCCAGCCCATCGGGAAGCAGGACCAGTACATCGCGGCCTACGGCGGACTGTGCGGGTTCACGTTCCGGCCCGGCGGCGTGGAGGTGGAACGCCTCGGTCTCGCCGACGGTCACGCGGAACGGCTGGGCGAAAGCCTGATGCTGTTCTACACCAACAAGACCCGCAAGGCAGAGACCATCCTGCGCGAGCAGAAAGCGAACATGACCGGCAAGTTCGCCCTGGTGAAAGAGATCAAGTCCGTGGCGCAAAGCGCGCGGTCAGCCCTCGCGGCGGGAGAGATCGACCGCATGGGCGAGCTGCTGGACCGGGGCTGGACCTGGAAGTACAAGATGTCCGGACTCGTGAGCAACGACGAGATCGACGCCATGTACCGGAAGGCCAGGGACGCCGGCGCCACGGGCGGCAAGGTGTGCGGCGCGGGCGGCGGCGGCTTCCTGCTCCTGTGCTGCCCGGAGTCCTCCCGGCCCCGGGTGCGCGACGCGCTGTCCGACTACCGGGAACTGCCCTTCAACCTGGAACGCGACGGCACCAAGGTGATCTTCAACATGCGAAGGCAGGTATCGAAATGA
- the thpR gene encoding RNA 2',3'-cyclic phosphodiesterase → MRTFIAVEVPDSAKDRIAQLINHLKSTGTDIKWVEPDNIHVTLKFLGNIETDQPAVIRDGLGAALDSVNAFDLKLGRIGAFPDMNRPRVFWVSVMEGRDELVAMQQRIEAELHARGFVREERPFSPHLTIGRVRSPRGLAKLTDLVRDMAFETEPFTVKRAAVVKSDLKPDGPLYTVIDHIELE, encoded by the coding sequence ATGCGTACGTTCATCGCCGTGGAAGTCCCGGATTCCGCCAAGGACCGGATCGCACAACTGATCAATCACCTTAAGTCGACGGGGACCGACATCAAGTGGGTGGAACCGGACAACATCCACGTTACGCTGAAGTTCCTCGGCAATATCGAGACGGACCAGCCGGCGGTCATTCGCGACGGTCTGGGCGCGGCGCTCGATTCGGTGAATGCCTTCGACCTGAAGCTGGGACGCATCGGCGCTTTCCCGGATATGAACCGCCCGCGCGTCTTCTGGGTTTCGGTCATGGAAGGACGGGACGAACTGGTCGCCATGCAGCAGCGCATCGAGGCCGAACTGCACGCCCGCGGCTTCGTTCGGGAGGAAAGGCCCTTTTCGCCGCACCTGACCATCGGTCGGGTACGATCGCCGCGGGGCCTGGCCAAGCTGACGGATCTGGTCCGGGACATGGCGTTCGAGACCGAACCGTTCACGGTGAAGCGCGCAGCCGTGGTGAAGAGCGACCTGAAACCGGACGGGCCGTTGTACACGGTCATCGATCATATCGAACTGGAATGA